DNA from Thermoplasma acidophilum DSM 1728:
TTACTCCCAATCAAATTTTGCATATTTCGGTACTTTGTTTTTATCAGTTTCTGAATGGTATGCTAATATTGGCCTAATAATGGGGCTTATTGCTGTTATGTCCTATGCTTCAAACGGAAAACGAAGTAAGACCTATTACACGATTGCTTGGGCCTACTCATCAATAGTGGTTGGCTTATTGATTGCTATCTTCTATGCATACCCTTACCTTTCTTAATGCAGAGTTATTCTTAAATGCACCCTTATAGCTTAGAAAGCCACCAGAATATTTTTTTTTGAATATTTGTTGAAATCCAATAAGGTCTACTAAAATTGTCGAAATGAGGTATTAAAATCACAACTTTTTTTGGTCTTATCTATATCCCCACGTATACAATGGGCCTGGCCGGATTTGAACCGGCGATCTTCTCCGTGTGAGGGAGACGTCGTAGCCACTGGACCACAAGCCCTCTCTTCGGTATTGATCTCATGGATATAGATTTTTCAATCCTGAACGCAGGTCATAAATTATCGGCTTTAGGATAAAAATTATTAACATAAAAACGATATTTGAATGTGCCGGTAAAACAGCTGACGCTATTTGAGGAAGAGCCCGAAGAGATAAAATGCAAATTTTGCGATATAATTTCGGGCAAGACAGCGTCAGAGATCGTCTATTCCGATGAGAACTTCGTGGCATTTCTGGATTATAAACCTCTGTTCAAAGGGCACACCCTCCTTGTGCCCAGAAAGCACTTTGCGGACATTTACGCCATGGATGATTTAACGCTTTCAAAAATGATGAAGACCGTTACAATTATCTCTATGGCTGTTGAACGTGCAACGGGATCAGATGGCACGTTCATAGCCATCAACAACAAGGTCA
Protein-coding regions in this window:
- a CDS encoding HIT family protein yields the protein MPVKQLTLFEEEPEEIKCKFCDIISGKTASEIVYSDENFVAFLDYKPLFKGHTLLVPRKHFADIYAMDDLTLSKMMKTVTIISMAVERATGSDGTFIAINNKVSQSVPHVHVHIVPRKHKDGLKGFFWPRQSYSEGEEKDYADRIRREVQALIDTKRA